Proteins found in one Thalassophryne amazonica chromosome 1, fThaAma1.1, whole genome shotgun sequence genomic segment:
- the LOC117518400 gene encoding vesicle transport protein SFT2B-like isoform X1 — translation MDKLKKVLSGQDDANTDGAGILEAANRASTLSWGSRVKGFLICFGLGVTCSILGTCLLWLPVMGLAAFAVLYSVGNICSLASTMFLMGPLNQLKNMCAKVRALATAIMLVCLALTLCAAFWWKNNGLALLFCVLQFLAFTWYGLSYIPFARDAVLKIFTFCV, via the exons ATGGACAAATTGAAGAAGGTGCTGAGCGGTCAGGATGACGCAAACACGGACGGCGCGGGAATACTGGAG GCAGCCAATCGTGCGTCCACATTGTCCTGGGGTTCACGGGTGAAGGGCTTCCTGATCTGCTTTGGATTAGGTGTAACCTGCTCCATCCTG GGTACTTGTCTgctgtggcttccagtcatgggTCTGGCTGCATTTGCTGTCCTCTACAGCGTGGGAAATATCTGCTCTCTGGCCAG CACCATGTTCCTGATGGGgcctctgaaccagctgaagaacaTGTGCGCTAAAGTCAGAGCGTTAGCCACCGCCATCATGCTGGTG TGTTTAGCGCTGACGCTGTGTGCTGCTTTCTGG TGGAAGAATAACGGACTGGCGCTTCTGTTCTGTGTGCTGCAGTTTTTGGCATTTACCtg GTACGGACTGTCATACATCCCCTTCGCCAG GGACGCCGTCCTCAAAATATTTACCTTCTGTGTCTGA
- the LOC117518400 gene encoding vesicle transport protein SFT2B-like isoform X2 translates to MDKLKKVLSGQDDANTDGAGILEAANRASTLSWGSRVKGFLICFGLGVTCSILGTCLLWLPVMGLAAFAVLYSVGNICSLASTMFLMGPLNQLKNMCAKVRALATAIMLICLALTLCAAFWWKNNGLALLFCVLQFLAFTWYGLSYIPFARDAVLKIFTFCV, encoded by the exons ATGGACAAATTGAAGAAGGTGCTGAGCGGTCAGGATGACGCAAACACGGACGGCGCGGGAATACTGGAG GCAGCCAATCGTGCGTCCACATTGTCCTGGGGTTCACGGGTGAAGGGCTTCCTGATCTGCTTTGGATTAGGTGTAACCTGCTCCATCCTG GGTACTTGTCTgctgtggcttccagtcatgggTCTGGCTGCATTTGCTGTCCTCTACAGCGTGGGAAATATCTGCTCTCTGGCCAG CACCATGTTCCTGATGGGgcctctgaaccagctgaagaacaTGTGCGCTAAAGTCAGAGCGTTAGCCACCGCCATCATGCTG atCTGTTTAGCGCTGACGCTGTGTGCTGCTTTCTGG TGGAAGAATAACGGACTGGCGCTTCTGTTCTGTGTGCTGCAGTTTTTGGCATTTACCtg GTACGGACTGTCATACATCCCCTTCGCCAG GGACGCCGTCCTCAAAATATTTACCTTCTGTGTCTGA